In the genome of Pseudorca crassidens isolate mPseCra1 chromosome 12, mPseCra1.hap1, whole genome shotgun sequence, one region contains:
- the HSBP1L1 gene encoding heat shock factor-binding protein 1-like protein 1 → MAARGPEAPSGRALRDAAENLFQELQEHFQALTATLNLVLEEMGGRIEDLQKNVNDLMVQAGIESSAQEQMARPY, encoded by the exons ATGGCCGCGCGGGGCCCCGAAGCCCCCAGCGGGCGCGCGCTGCGGGACGCG GCAGAAAATCTATTTCAGGAACTTCAAGAACACTTTCAAGCTCTGACTGCAACGTTAAAC CTCGTACTGGAAGAAATGGGAGGCCGCATTGAAGACTTGCAGAAGAATGTGAACGACTTGATGGTGCAAGCTGGGATTGAAAGTTCTGCTCAAGAGCAAATGGCGAGGCCTTATTAA